The Leucoraja erinacea ecotype New England chromosome 29, Leri_hhj_1, whole genome shotgun sequence genome has a window encoding:
- the ndufs7 gene encoding NADH dehydrogenase [ubiquinone] iron-sulfur protein 7, mitochondrial: MAALKLGALRLGKFVTFVSRPSSLLANQSRCLHQTTVTENASSSALAKESRAALPSKRFSLPSNKGEFVITKLDDLVNWARRSSLWPMTFGLACCAVEMMHMAAPRYDMDRFGIVFRASPRQSDVMIVAGTLTNKMAPALRKVYDQMPEPRYVVSMGSCANGGGYYHYSYAVVRGCDRIVPVDIYVPGCPPTAEALLYGLLQLQKKIKRERRISVWYRK; this comes from the exons acCCAGTTCACTTCTTGCTAATCAATCACGCTGTCTCCATCAGACCACAGTGACAGAAAATGCAAGCAG CTCCGCATTGGCAAAGGAATCGAGGGCTGCGTTGCCCTCCAAGAGATTCTCGCTTCCCAGCAACAAGGGGGAGTTTGTCATCACTAAACTGGACGACCTCGTCAACTGGGCACGACGA AGTTCTCTGTGGCCCATGACATTTGGGCTGGCCTGCTGCGCTGTAGAAATGATGCACATGGCAGCGCCAAGGTACGACATGGACAGGTTTGGCATTGTCTTCCGTGCCAGTCCCCGGCAATCGGATGTTATGATCGTGGCCGGCACTCTCACAAACAAAATGGCTCCCGCCCTTCGCAAG GTTTACGATCAGATGCCTGAACCTCGCTATGTGGTCTCCATGGGCAG CtgtgcaaatggtggcgggtattACCATTACTCCTACGCTGTGGTGAGGGGCTGCGACAGAATTGTGCCAGTGGATATTTATGTCCCAG GCTGCCCACCCACAGCAGAAGCACTTCTGTATGGATTGCTGCAGCTTCAGAAGAAAATAAAGAGGGAAAGAAGGATAAGCGTCTGGTATCGGAAATAA